The following proteins are co-located in the Scomber scombrus chromosome 2, fScoSco1.1, whole genome shotgun sequence genome:
- the LOC133985808 gene encoding von Willebrand factor A domain-containing protein 7-like has protein sequence MTARQTVMLLGAVVLSLPSLAHSFQPLIYNKKSVTHRQITQRAILRKTAEVCRDLSTSQGKDFSLVIDNNLSADEVLKACSSIGTSTSLLSAVIFKTAIAQMYIGNAKMDIQFILGDKQHFIGETFQEGRDLITAGVSYVKASVKKENFGAGRWSLGQICHPLQDFYSHSNWVELGNTEPYNALIRPDQPFENLAGPDTPTCRDCVDGNCDDNLLPELQQQGILTTGYFSFFSRTAKPAGKCSHGGTLDQTSRGDPVGGISKDDVSASHGSLHHKAADMAVKATMELLEDIRVAVGNKNFLQLMGLSQSSVLCFVIDTTGSMSDDIAEAKRVSFDIIDRKRGTPQEPSAYILVPFNDPGFGPVTKTTNADIFKDRIYELSANGGGDIPEMCLSGLQLALTAAPPSSEIFVFTDAPAKDVHLKGTITALIESTRSVVNFMLTDVLSSRRRRRGSLSSRSMSQSDAQLYRDLARASGGQAIEVTKSDLSAATTVIEDSSAGAVVTVFQVVMNPGKPDSFMFTVDDSLRNMTAYITGASSLTFNLTSSTGVSSSDSESGGPLASFTTAGNLRRLRFNTDNQTGSWKICVDSNDSYSIKVIGQSSVNFIYNLVEEHKGVHGDFSMKEGRPLSGGNSSLMVTVTGSDTVQVTEMTLFDSSGPKQVNGSLQALGDGNFLVHFSSVPAGEYVVRLRGEDNSSTSKSTPTSFQRQASTQIKTSSISVTAQANITNIEPGSTISIPFTVATMTNGVVNDNATGTFTMRANNDRSYASTSPSTVTVAAGSGGKANDTVTLTVPARAVSGTDVTLTIEAENAAATDINYAVLRFSVAAKVADVNRPGCQVVSASASCPLSSSLCATSQWEFIANLTDGINGTGIERITIQKGNGTLNTSTAVGAGGENVTVATYSASCCSQTVELAVVDRVGNVGACVGQARALTTAALQHVDLHNIAAIIVEG, from the exons ATGACTGCCAGACAGACAGTCATGCTCCTGGGGGCAGTGGTCCTCTCCCTTCCAAGCCTTGCTCACAGCTTTCAACCACTTATATATAACAAGAAATCCGTCACCCACCGTCAGATCACACAAAGGGCAATCCTTCGAAAGACAGCAGAGGTCTGCCGAGACCTTTCCACCTCCCAGGGAAAGGACTTCAGCTTAGTT ATTGATAACAACCTGTCAGCTGACGAGGTGCTAAAGGCCTGCTCCTCTATAGGCACTTCTACCTCTCTCCTCTCCGCTGTCATCTTCAAAACTGCCATTGCCCAAATGTACATTGGCAATGCAAAGATGGACATACAGTTTATACTGGGTGACAAGCAGCATTTTATTGGTGAGACCTTTCAGGAAGGACGGGATCTCATCACAGCAG GTGTGTCTTATGTGAAGGCCAGCGTGAAAAAGGAGAACTTTGGTGCAGGCAGGTGGAGTCTTGGACAAATTTGTCACCCCCTACAA GACTTTTACAGCCACAGTAACTGGGTGGAGCTGGGGAACACTGAACCTTACAACGCTCTGATCAGACCTGACCAACCTTTTGAAAACCTGGCAG GCCCAGATACTCCAACCTGTAGAGACTGTGTAGATGGGAATTGTGATGACAACCTTCTGCCAGAACTGCAGCAGCAAGGGATTCTCACTACAGGCTACTTCAGCTTCTTCTCACGCACAGCAAAACCTGCAG GTAAATGCAGCCATGGAGGTACGCTTGACCAGACAAGCAGAGGAGATCCAGTGGGGGGCATCAGTAAAGATGATGTTTCAGCCAGTCATGGCTCACTCCACCACAAAGCAGCTGATATGGCTGTAAAGGCCACTATGGAGCTACTGGAGGACATCAGAGTAGCTGTCGGCAACAAGAACTTCCTGCA ACTGATGGGCCTCTCCCAGtcctctgtgctgtgttttgtcATTGACACCACCGGCAGTATGAGTGATGACATCGCAGAGGCTAAGAGAGTTTCCTTTGACATCATTGACAGAAAAAGGGGAACCCCGCAAGAGCCCTCTGCCTACATATTGGTACCTTTCAATGACCCAG GTTTTGGACCTGTGACTAAGACAACCAATGCAGACATCTTTAAAGACAGAATCTACGAGCTGTCTGCCAATGGAGGAGGAGACATCCCAGAGATGTGCTTGTCTGGACTGCAG CTTGCCTTGACTGCAGCTCCACCCTCCTCTGAGATCTTTGTCTTCACTGATGCTCCAGCCAAAGATGTTCATTTAAAAGGCACCATCACTGCCCTTATAGAGAGCACCAGGTCTGTG GTCAATTTCATGTTGACAGATGTCCTCTCCAGTCGAAGGCGCCGCAGAGGAAGTCTGTCTTCACGTTCAATGAGCCAGTCAGATGCTCAATTGTACCGTGACCTAGCCAGAGCATCTGGAGGTCAAGCCATTGAAGTCACCAAGTCAGATCTGTCTGCGGCTACAACTGTTATTGAGGACTCATCAGCTGGTGCTGTG GTGACAGTTTTTCAGGTAGTGATGAATCCTGGAAAGCCTGACAGTTTCATGTTTACTGTTGATGATTCACTAAGGAATATGACAGCCTACATCACAGGAGCCTCATCTCTCACCTTTAATCTCACCAGCTCCACAGGTGTC AGTTCCAGTGATAGTGAGTCTGGTGGTCCTCTGGCATCTTTCACCACAGCAGGAAACCTACGCCGTTTACGCTTTAACACTGACAATCAAACAGGGTCATGGAAAATCTGTGTTGACTCAAATGATTCCTACTCTATTAAGGTCATAG GTCAAAGTTCTGTTAACTTCATCTATAACCTTGTGGAAGAACACAAGGGAGTCCATGGGGACTTCAGTATGAAGGAGGGACGCCCTCTTTCAG GGGGAAATTCCAGCCTCATGGTGActgtaacaggaagtgacacagTACAGGTCACAGAGATGACTCTGTTTGACAGCTCAGGGCCAAAACAGGTCAACGGATCATTGCAG GCATTAGGAGATGGTAACTTCCTGGTGCATTTCAGTAGTGTCCCAGCAGGTGAGTATGTTGTTCGACTGAGAGGTGAGGACAACAGCTCCACCTCCAAGTCAACACCAACCAGCTTCCAGAGGCAAGCCTCCACACAGATCAAGACCTCCAGCATCTCTGTTACT GCCCAAGCCAACATCACCAACATAGAACCAGGCTCCACTATCTCCATCCCTTTCACAGTCGCCACAATGACCAATGGAGTTGTTAATGACAACGCAACTGGGACATTCACCATGCGAGCCAACAATGACCGCAGCTATGCTTCCACTTCACCCAGCACTGTCACTGTAGCAGCAGGCAGTGGAGGTAAAGCTAATGATACTGTAACATTGACAGTACCAGCCCGTGCTGTGTCAGGAACAGATGTGACCCTAACTATTGAGGCAGAAAATGCAGCTGCCACCGACATCAACTATGCTGTCCTCAGGTTCTCTGTTGCTGCCAAG GTGGCAGATGTTAATCGTCCAGGGTGCCAGGTAGTCAGTGCATCTGCCAGCTGTCCATTGTCTTCATCACTTTGTGCTACCTCCCAGTGGGAATTCATCGCTAACCTCACTGATGGCATCAATGGGACTGGCATTGAAAGAATCACCATCCAAAAAGGGAATGGTACCCTCAATACCAGCACAGCTGTTGGAGCAGGGGGGGAGAATGTTACAGTGGCTACCTACAGCGCATCCTGCTGTTCACAAACTGTAGAGCTGGCTGTTGTCGACAGAGTAGGAAATGTGGGCGCATGTGTGGGACAGGCGAGAGCACTTACCACAGCTGCACTT CAGCATGTAGATTTGCACAACATTGCAGCTATCATAGTTGAGGGCTGA